CAGGCATTATCGGTGCTGTGCAGTTTTTCTTCATCACGCGTGAACGTCAGCGTGTAGTTGAACTTCATCTCTTTGCCTGGTTTCGGCAACTGATCCGGAGTCCAGTACGCGACGATATTATCGTTGGTTTCATCGTTGGTTGGGATTTCAACCAGCTCTACCCGGCCTTTGCCCCAGTCGCCTTTTGGCGTTACCCAGGCGCTTGGACGCTGATCGTAACGATCGTCGAGATCTTCAAAACGAGAGAACTCACGCCCGCGCTGCAGCAGACCGAATCCTTTCGGATTTTCAGTGGTATAGCTGCTGACGGCCAGATGTTTCGGGTTATTCAGCGGACGCCAGATCCACTCACCATTACCCGCCTGAATCGACAGACCGTTGGAATCATGAAGTTCAGGCCGGTAGTTAGTGGTTGGTGAAGGAATGTTTGGCCCGAACAGGAACATACTGGTTAGCGGAGCAATACCCAGTTTTCCTACGTTATCGCGCAGGTAAACTTTAGACTGCACTTCTACATTGGTCGCTCGGCCCGGCATGACCACAAAGCGGTAGGCTCCCGTAGCGCGCGGAGAATCCAGCAGTGCGTAAATGGTCAGACGCTTGTCCGCAGGATTTGGACGCTCAATCCAGAACTCACGAAAACGCGGGAACTCTTCCCCGGATGGCAACGCGGTATCGATGGCCAGCCCACGAGCTGACAAGCCATAAGTCTGGCCTGCACCGACAACACGGAAATAACTGGCGCCGAGCATGCTGACAATCTCGTCTTGCTTGCCCTTGCGATTAATAGGATATAGGACTTTGAACCCGGCAAAACCCAAGTCTTTTACGCTATCTTTATCGTGCTGGACGTTGCCAAAATTGAAGTAGTCTGGACTATATTTAATCTGTTTGACGGAGGTTGCAGTAACTTCGTTTATCTTAACCGCCGTGTCGAAATACATCCCCTGATGATAAAATTCGAGCTTAAATGGAGTTTTAATGTTGCTCCAGTACGCCTTATCGCGGTTGAACTGGATTTGCTGGTAGTCCGCGTATTTCATGTCACGGAACACAGAGGGCAGATTACTTTTCGGCGCTGAGTAACTTTGGCCGGCAAGTGATTTCGCTTCCTTTGCGACATCATCGATCGAAAACGCCCATACCGAAGTGGAGCAAAGGGACAGCAGCACTGCGGCATATGACCAACGTAATTTC
This genomic interval from Salmonella enterica subsp. enterica serovar Choleraesuis contains the following:
- the mdoG gene encoding glucans biosynthesis protein G; the protein is MLTFMKPKLSILKLRWSYAAVLLSLCSTSVWAFSIDDVAKEAKSLAGQSYSAPKSNLPSVFRDMKYADYQQIQFNRDKAYWSNIKTPFKLEFYHQGMYFDTAVKINEVTATSVKQIKYSPDYFNFGNVQHDKDSVKDLGFAGFKVLYPINRKGKQDEIVSMLGASYFRVVGAGQTYGLSARGLAIDTALPSGEEFPRFREFWIERPNPADKRLTIYALLDSPRATGAYRFVVMPGRATNVEVQSKVYLRDNVGKLGIAPLTSMFLFGPNIPSPTTNYRPELHDSNGLSIQAGNGEWIWRPLNNPKHLAVSSYTTENPKGFGLLQRGREFSRFEDLDDRYDQRPSAWVTPKGDWGKGRVELVEIPTNDETNDNIVAYWTPDQLPKPGKEMKFNYTLTFTRDEEKLHSTDNAWVTQTRRSTGDVKQSNLIRQPDGTIAFIVDFAGHDMKKMAADAPITSQASIGDNGEIVENSVRYNPVTKGWRLTLRVKIKDSKKTTDMRAALVNGDKTLSETWSYQLPAND